The segment AGTTATTGTGACACAAGTACGATAGTGCCAGAGAGGGCTTCAGGGAGACTGTAGTGCCGCATAGAGCTGAGATCAGTTGGACCACGCCTCATATTGGCTGAAAATTAGGGCCTAATATTATTGCTCTTGGAGCCATATTCCAAATCAGTAGTTTTATTTGGTTGATTTCTAGCACCTCTTACTCCTTATGTAGCTTGGTAAGCTGCTGGTGGAGGCAAAATCTGCACATTTAGACTCCAGGTTCCAGGTGCCCTGTCCTTCCTCCTATGTGTGCTAGATTTAGGCTCTGTTACTTCATCTATTTAGGGCACTTATGTTCTCCCAAATAATCACCAAAAGGGAGGGGTGTGGAGTCTCTGGAGGAGCGAGTTGATCTCATGTCAAGGCTATTACATACATGGGTCCACCATCTTGAGACCCCTGAGTGCATTTTTCTTGGATGAGCTGGTCAACCTTGCTAGCTCTTTCCTGGGTGCTCTTGTTGATCAGATATTCTTAAGTTGCTGCAGAAATTTGTGGTGAATTAACACTTTATTTATGATCACATTGGGGTGTGCAGGAACGTGTCACTCTGCTCCTCACCCCTTTAAGATCCATTTGGGTCTTGGGTTAAATTTATAAAaagtatcaaaaaaaaaaaacacatgtaaaacattttttttttcttctttgttcaaaaactttttttaaggtctccatatgaaataaataaaaatgcaaccaCACTATGGAAAAATCTACATCCTGCGTTAAAAAAACGGGGGACATAACACCTGCTTGCTTGTTACTTTTGATAGGGGAAAGCTCAAAACCTCATTAAAACACTCAAGATCTTGCTTTAATTATTGAACTCAGCCCAGGCTATTTCGAACTGAAAACAAATGGAGAAAATGGCAGCGGGCCATTGTGTGCCAATTGTAGAGGACACTggaattaaaatgttttctttcctACCATGGCTCTAAAGGGGGGTAAGTGTCTATGGACCCACCTCCAAAGCCTTACCCAGGGATTCATCAACGTCTTCAGCTCCTCCAAAAAGGGGTCACATCCTAGATCTGGGTGGTGGGGGGGCAGAGCACTATGATGCatgaacagaaaaataaaaacaaggacaaGTCTGAGACAAAGCGGTGGTATGAACGTGGTTACCCAGCCTTTCGGTAGGGATAGtaaatctcttttcttttcttgctcAGGGCCAAAGACGCagtgcaccaaaaaaaaaatataaagaagaaaTTGACTTAAGTGCTATAGAGAGCAGTGTgggctccacacactctgtgattTTCAGGCGACCCTGGATCACCACTTCAGGTGCACTTAATGCTTCTGCATTTTACTTAATGACCATAGCAGCGTGTCCCAAGCTCTACTAGTCACAAAACTAGACTTGATCTTGGAGGAAAAATTCAGAGGAGCGCTACCTAATGATATAAACGTGTGACTGAGAACTATAGAAGGATGCCAGAAATAAAGCATTATATTTAGTAATTTGTAGGGGGGCATGTACAAATTTCTATGCTAGTTGTTAGGAAACTGGTGTGGAGTCATGGAGGTCATTTTTTGTGGGTCATTTATAGGTACTTGAACATCCATTCTACTATATATCAACCCAAACAATCTGTTCTGTGTAACCGTGCATCTAGTGATCCTTACGCTGGACACACACACTTTGATTCTGTTTGGTATAAGAATCGAACTGCAAGATCATTATGTAGATTAGATATACAAATGGCTGTCCAAGTTGAACAAATCGAGCTGTTTGGTGGATAACTGACATCACTAAGGCCTTCTAGTGGGGTTGGAAGATGGTCATTTGCTCTTTGCACCAATTCACCCTTCTATTAGTATGAAAGCTACGTTTAATATACCAATGATGGGCATCATGGTCATTGCTCCATTATGAGAGGGTAGCACAGTACACATTTGTGGAAAAGCATTGGATTGTGACGGTTCTGTTGCCCCTTCCTACACCTCCATATTTTCACACGGCAAATGCGGTTGATTTGCTTGGTACTGGCTAGTTATGCCGGTTGTGGGGTGAAAACAGAACTCTCAACAGTAGATTATCTGAccttatataaatattttcctaAAAGTCACCTGTATTTGGAGACAGGCGTTTGGCTACTCTGAAAACTAATGAAGCTTTTTAGAGATGCATTGTTTAGCTGTGTAGTAAACCTCACTGCTATTTCCCTTTCTTCCGTTTGAAAGGGTGTTTGTTGTctgcaattaaaaatataaataaataaatagagaataTATTAGTGAATGTTACCCAAGATCTCTTTGTGCTCCTAGGTATGCCGACCGTCTACAATCCCGGAATACCACTGACTTTACCACAGCCTGCTTTAAACCCGCAGCACCAGACTCGGGAAGAGGACCTAAAAGCCCTACAAGATATGTTTCCAACCATGGACCCCGAGGTCATCAAATCAGTCCTGGAGGAACACCGAGGCAACAAGGAAGCTGCCATCAACTCCCTGCTTCAGATGGTAGAAGACTCTTAGTGGCACCACCTTCCTACTGTTTGGTTGTCCCTCCCCCTGCCAGTGTCCTATTTGACTTGCCAAGATGGAATCtcctttgacttttttttttttcccgaccCATAAAATGTTATGTTGTGGCTGCTCATTGTTCATTGTGATCTCAGCATCTTCTAAACAGTTACCCAAGTTGGGGATTCCCTTACATAACTCTTGACCCCGCAGTGTCCTCCTGAGTGAAGATCCCTTCTTCTCGGTTTGCTTCTGAGCTTGGTTTACAATAAGCGATGTTGTTTATAAAGGGAATGAGCTTTACAAATGTCCAAAATTGTTTTTAGGATTCGTAGAAGATTGACCTGTTTTGATTGCCCATTCGTGTGGAACATGCTCAGGTGTAGGATTTagttgaaaatgtatttaattgtgtCCTAACAAATAGACTACACTAGATTAATGCTACAAAGATTAACACAGGATTATTCTTCAATGGCACCATGTTGGTTCAGACAATCCAATAATCTATTACtatatatatgtttctttaaTCTCACAGGCTGTGGAGCAATGTTATGGTCTAGTAAAGCGTTATTGTGGTGGGTGGAGGAAACCTGTCTTCTAGTGATGTTCTGTATCCTGTAGGAACATCAAGGATTAGCATGTAAACGTGTATCGTTCAGACCGCTTCTAAACCAGAATGCCATTACACACTATTAGTTGGGACACATTTGAGGAGACGTGTCCAACCTTAGCGAAGAAACTGATCATCTTTGCTGTAAAGTGACCAGAATTGCAGCAAAGCACAACTATATGCATCAAATGaggtttattttaattatttattgtcgtGTGCAGATGTATCAGTTTGTGATTTTAATAGGAATATCACGCCGCGTGGGtaacacaacattttaaaatagatgcAATAGCTGGGAACGGGAAAGAAGTGATGTGCAAAGTTTCTGTAACAGAAGTAATGAGCAGTTTTATATAGCCAATTTTAATGGGTCATACACTTCATGACAGGCCATACATTCAGTAGGGAAATCATCATTGCAAGCTGCAGATATTACTCGGCATTATAGCACTAAATACAGACAATAGATGCATTTCCTTGTACAACATGTACGAACAATATATTCAATCACTATTCAGCTGCAGGTTTCATTTGATGTTTATTTAGGGGACTTTCAAGCCTTGAGGCGTTGTTCACCTTTAGACAAACACTTTTCAATATAACATACTCTACTCTTATAGcaacacagagggggggggggggggggttaatagcGGCTTCTGTTACCTGAAGCATAGAGGCAGGGGACACAGCTCTCAGTTGGGCACATGACTTCAGGTAACCGCTTACTGGAGTGGGGATCCCCCGTTTTCAGAACTGTGGGGACATGTTTTGTTGAGAGAGTCCTGTGCAAAAGTTTATCCTCCATGATTTGTATTCATTACTATGAGAAACGGGTTAAAGGGACTGTGGAGATGACCCAAAGTGTTTCAATTGTGGATGCCAAATTGCCACGTTGTCAGATCCAGTCATTTGTTAATGTGGCTGAGCATTGGCAACTTGTTGCCCAATGACTGCGCACATGGGCTGATCTAATCATAGGGTGACCAATTACTGCCTTATTTAGACTACTTTATGTTCAGCTGGTGACAATGCACAGGTCTGATCCATCCACGTGCAGGTGGAAAATATGCAAAATGCTGCACATGCGTTAGTACTACCCCctcttatttattgatttatcacTTATATGACAGTTATAGCTATTGTATGGTTGTCCCTGCAGCTGATACCCCTGTAGGCTACTACCCAACATCTGGGAAAGGAGGGACTTAAGGAGAAAACTATACGTctccaaaatgttttctttttttttttaatgtgatatGCATAGCAAAATATTCTAATTATGCCTATCCCTTTAACGTAGACCCATCACTTACAGCCAGTACAGGCCGCTCTTTCAGAGATTGACGCAATATCTCAATACACTAAGAACTTCTGATACCACGGAGACCTGAGGTAGGATATGTACTAAGTCCTAGCCCACAAATGCTGcctctgtgtgtaggtgacagatccACTCTAAAATAATGTACCTTCCCCTTGTAATTATCACTTATCTTGAGAAGAAATTACTCCTATGCCGAAGCTCGAGAGATTGAGAAACCAAAGGTCATTATTTCCatctttatatttaaatgttctaTTTTGTGTCAGGTATTTATGGGGGAACTGTGGATAGTGTTGGTGGAACCAGTGGAATTTTGTGTGCCAAACAGTGAGTAGTAAATGAATATTGGGATTCACCTTTgagaaaatactttttatttttttacaactcTGGTTTCATtaagcttttttttcttcttagaaTCTTTTATAAGTAATTGACATGGCAGAGAATTGAGCATTTGATGTATTTGGTCTCATACAGGCATCCATTGGTGATTCCACTGTTGCTGAGGATTCTACATTTTAATGCTGCAGCAGAGTTGACCCATGTACTTTCCACAGATTGAAATAATGTAATTAGCTTGTAAGCATCCCATGTGCTATAATATTTATTTCTTCATACCCTTCTCCACAATATTGCTGGTTCCTTACAGGGAATTTTATGAATGGTTGCTTGGTTTTACAGAGTTGCACGTCGTCATTGTAATATTATTAGTATGCACATTATGTGCTATAATATAGGGAAAGAagagaacaataaatacattacatTGAGTAACATTAGTAATGGCGATAcacatcagtgttctccccagaaaatgttgccagtcgggtgggtggcattaagaagtaaccgggtgggggcagtgtgattCTTTtccaaaataatttgaaaaatgttggaggttattgcccacacctgccaggtcAGACCGGTGGTCTATCACACACTGCTGGCTCACATAGTGCCTTTTAcaacaggagaaacaatggtttgttcTATTATAACAGGACTCTGCtgggctccaagagctgggtAACAAATAAAATCAGCCAGGTgcagcacccgggaaataggtgcgtgctggggagaacactgcacattaatattcatttatatatagatgtgtttatGGCTTGTGATTATCAATATTCAGATGAGTTGGAATTATTGGACTGTTTTAAGACTGAAAGTTTCCAAAGTACCACCTTTATTAAGGAAGGGATTCTTTCCGCTAAAGCTGCAGGAGCTGATGGCCGCTCACAGTCTCTGTGGTTCTGGGATACCTCAGCACACGTTGCCGAATGCTGCAAATGAAGATTTCATGCAATATGCCATCACCATttatggtggtggtgggggggtgcAGTCCACCTTCATCACTTTTGAGGAGGCTCTTAAGACTGATGGAGGTCTATGTAGACTTGCTTTCCATCAAAATGTTGTTAGCATATTACTGCATTTGGCAGTGTGTTGGCATTTCCTCTCACTTCCAGACATATTCTCTGCTATATGTGATGGTACATTCTAGTCCTATGTAGCATATCACAGTGTATCAGGGAGCCTAGCGCTGCAATGAGTCACAATGACATCCACCACTGAGCAGTGATTAGCGCATGTGTGCTGCTCGTGCATAGCTGGAATTGCCTGCTGGCTaagaagaatgaaaaaaatatatatatatattacaattggGGACATAGGTGTCACTCTTAAGAACTATTAAAAACTATTCATATGTCAGGTTGGAATCAAGTCATAGGTTGAAGTCAAAATGATTTACTGACTGTATGGTCTCTATTATATCACTGTAGGTTCTGTGGGAGGATCCTTCTCAGCCTCAATACCCTTTCAGGTCTTCAGACCGGAAGCAGGGTGGGCAGTAAAGATGGCCCCTTACAAGCTCATGCAGCTGATGAGCCTAGGATAGGGCAGGTTTTTATTGGAGAAACTGTCTCTGCGGCAGTACATCTGACTGAACAACCCAAGGGGCTGAGGGGTCATTTTTAAGAAGggggattaaaaaaacaaaatggcttactcgtcctttattttaaatttgcaatAGTTGGTGAAGGCTGCGGTGATAAATGAAAGCTGTACAGTTCTGGGGCAATAGAAAGAACAGCTGGATACAAAACAGGGTTTGTCAACGGACTATGCCCTCATCGCTGTCCTACTGTTGCTATTTCTTTTTAAATGGTGCAATAATGCAGCTGACCAATTTAATTACAGTTCCAATAGTTGGTTTGTATAGTATGGTGATGAATGCAGGACAGTGCAGCAATCAACAGCATTTTCATGTCTTTTTCTTTGAATACTCAAAATAAGGATGTTCCATATCAGTGTATCAACCTCTGTACTTATGtttaatttatgtaattaatgctgactgcagtgcactgtgtactaTGAGGCATTTTgtggtatgtgtatatatgtgtgtatatatctgtatgtatatctgtatatacacacatacatacgtaAAGTAACTGTATCATACATACTGTTGTAATTCCTGATTTTCCAGCTGCAGTTCTGACTATTTACTATCCCTACTAAGTGTAACTTAATGCACATTATGCTGTAAATGTCTGTTTGTCATTTTAATAAGCTGCCCAAGTTAATAAATGGATAATTATGCTCAATATAAACGTTTTTTTCCCAACCTTCTCTTTTCTCAAAACTGATATATAAGcactgtttgtatttttttatgccCTTTAGCTTTGGAGAAATCGATGATGAGGTGAAGCTATTGGTAAAGTTTTTAATTTTACCGGATATTTCCTTatttgatttgtaaggtgcattTGACTGGGGTCATAGTACCTTTGTTATCATTCTTTAGCTCCTCCCAAGTCCATGTTTATAAGTGGTCAGTGGTAGAAAACCCTGTAACCTATCAGATCGTTAgaatcttcatcatttatttgtatagcgctttacaattgggaacaaaatcAGTAATTTAACGATACTGAATAATACAGACCGAGgtaagaagcttacaatctatgggatgctcacagcagcacagattatcaCAATAGATGAGTCGGCTGGCCCTGGAAGGCAGTGACTCGCCCACAAGGGTGTAAGTGAAGGCAGGGCTGTGTGTGATTGGGACAGAGGCATGAATTTGTACAGGAGAAGCAACAgactgaggggtagatttatcaaaccttataaaaaaaggaaaagcttagatgttgcccatagcaaccaatcaaattctagctatcattttctcgAAAGTGCTACATAAatgctagaatctggttgctatgggcaacacctccacttttcctttgtagCAGGGTTGATATATCTACCCCTGAGGGTTTGATAGTGGACAGAGCAGGGCTTCCAacaacacaggagagaagccatgtGAGACTCGATTCTGGTGTCAAACAAATCTCTATGGATCAAGGTTCAAAAACTTGTGTACAGTGTTTTTAGGTGGGATGTCCGGGGCATTTAATTTATGCTTTAAGTCAGGACACAGTACATACTGTAGTGACAGATCTTGAAAGTCAAGTTGGTATtttatatgcaaaaaaatgttttttttaatgttattaatcATGCTGATACCTAACTTCTGCTTGAAATGTAACCATTGTGTACATACACTCTGTAGTCACAGGCTCCACCAATGATACAGAGATGGGTATTGCTACTCAGTGCACAAAATAGTGGAGGAAACCGAGGGCGATATAAGGTTCACATACATAAGTAGGTTTCCTAATGAGGGTTTACACAACCCACACAGTATATGTGGAGTAACTGGTAATCAGGCACCTAGTACTAAGGATTTTGACATGCCATGTAAACTCATTTTGAATAGTTTCACAATCAACACCAAACAAAGCAACATAGAAGTGaatactttaataataaaattctGAGGTTTGCTAATACTTTGTCAATTGCAGTAACCGAGTTAGTCCTTTTCTTGAATTTAATGGGGGTCTCTTTCTCATTCACCAACCATCCCTGAACCATCGTCGGGAGTCTGAATACCAGACGCGGCAGTCATTCTAGCTGTTGGTTCTATATCATTTGCTTGCTTCTGTGCACTTCCCTCAAAGAGGCCTGCTGTAGCTGGTTGTGTTGGACTTTCAGAAAGAACCTTTATGGACTTCCTGTCGAGGACGTCACAATTGCAGCACAAAAATTGGATTTCGTAATCCAAACAGGATTGATTGTATTTGTTTAGACAGATCAGACCATTAGATACACTGCACTCCTGCTTGTTGTATAACTCTTCCAGTGGTATATAGGGAAACCTGGCTAACCGACATCGCACTGCACTAGGAGCAGCACATACAGGATATCCCCGGTCAGTGATCAATTTCAGGGTCTCAAAATCTCCGCCGTCGGGGCCGGTGGTTGGCTGGTGAGTGTTAAACCATTGTGTCCAGGTGCATTGTGGGTTCTGGCAGGGACTGGCTGTACTCTCtgcaaaaggcaaaaaaaatgtttagaagGGCTCAAGCTCTGGCACAATATAGTACGTCAATAAGGGGAAACTAGCACAGACAGAAAGGTGctattaaaatgttaatttaagcaTAAAAGAGGATTTAAGTAcagtagtagtatttatatgaatGTGAGTGGTACTATGTTGCATATACTGAGAACTAGaacaattcaattaatgttttaaCTGAAAAAGTAAAAATGAGGCTGCTCATTGGATGTTACAGCACTGCACTACTGGTAACCGGGCAGCTTATTCATTCAATAAGAGTGATTTAGGGACAAACTTGCACAAATATGGTAGCATTCACTGAGCAACTACTGaataattttctgttttgttctGCAACGCAAACGAAAGCAAGACCGTACAATTCACCCCTCTCCAACATATCAAATATTTTTTCTGCAACTTTTTGTTTTTCGCTCGAGAGAAGGACATAAATAATGCAGAGGCTTCATTCATGATAAAATGCGCTCTTACTGACATTGCTGGATCTGATATGTATGAATACCGGTGTGCCATTCTTTATCAAGGAATGATAACGTATAAGATCACTTATGTAGTTCATATTAATGTTGCTCTTCAGTGATACTCCCATTTCATCCTATTACAGGAGCTCTATTTTAATTTCACTTCAATCACCACATGAATTGATTAGCGTctggtgcatttttatttttaaatacaaatctTACTACACATGTAAAAACTTTTTATTGTTGGTGAAATTAGTCTGAATTTTCAGAACCCATCTTGACAAATGGATCTGAGGAAATGTATAATTCAGTCCTTGTCTATTTCCTTACAGAAGGGACTATTCTTAGTGAACCCACTAGTGACTGACATTTTGTGGGTGGAACCAATATTCCTGACACTGCAATCCATCAATTCTCTAGCAACTATCGAATGGACTGAACCAATAAACATGTTAAAGACGTTTATTAAAATCTCTAGGAATAAGTGTGACATCACTGCGGCATGAGGTATTTTGTGCCTCCTACCTCGGTGGTAAATTATAACATTGCACGAATCTCTAAGCTGATGGCTGTGTTTAAACCTCTTGTGTGCAGTGACTGAATGATGACATCAGCTAGGGCAGTGTtgggtaacctgtgacactccaggtgttgtgaaactacaagtcccagcatgcccctccagcaataagctgatatatatatatatatatatatatatatatatatatatatatatatatatatatatatatatatatatatatatgcaaagcatgctgggacttgtagtttcacaacacctggagtgtcgcaggttagccaacactgagctagGGAGTGAGAGCTAAACGATTCTTGCAACGTTCTCATTTACAATATCTTCAATAAAAAGTATGTTTTAAAATAACTAACTTAAAACAAAATCTTAAGCACCCTAAAACTAAGTCTGATCCTGCTGCCATGCCAAGCCTGGAGAGTTGCAATCAGCTGGCTGTTAGCTCTATTAGCCCTACCCTAACACTGTTTGACCACATGCAAAGCTCCTAAAATCCAGCAGATTGTCCACACTGACATAATGTgtacttaaagctgcattaccacctaggaACCATTTACCCTAAAGTGGCCCTTCTACCTAGCCACAGCCCTGGAGAAACAACTGCATGTAACCAGCCCGTATTCTAGGGTCTCTGCTGGTTCTGTAACACAGAACCGAAAAACAAAGAGAACCATATTTAAATGGTGTTGGAGGGGGTGAGAGGGTGTGTGACCAGGAGTGTGACTTGTGGTCAGAGAAATGGGGGAGCCCTGGGAAAAACAGGGGTCTGCATGTAGCAGACCTCCAGGGCTCCTGGTAGGGGGAGAGTCATACATATGGGAGCTTTAATCAGGAGCAGTGGACAAGTAGTGCTATGAACCAATCACTCTCTGGTAAGGAGAATAACTCACCTGTATACACAGTTGGCACCAGTGTGGTTACATCTTCAGGTGAATCTGGAACTAGATCACAGGGACAGCACAGCAGCTGGATCTCAAAGTCCACACATTTGTCCACATTGTCCTTATTGAGGCAGATCAGGCCGGTGCCCACGTCACACTGCATCTTGTACTGAAGCTCCGTAAAGGGGACATAGGGGAATCGGACGGAGCGGCAGGTAATAGCCGTAGGTGCCAGGCACACCTTATACCCATGGGCCCTGATGTTATCCAGTGTCTCCCAGTCTCCTCCATCTGGCTGGTCTGTAGGATGGTCTACGTTATACCACTGTGTCCACGTACAGGGGGCTGTGCAGGGGGGATTAGAGGGTGGTGGTACTACAGAAAGACAAGATGACAATTCAATATAAAGTAATATCCATTTCcagaaaaaaatggagaaaagttAAATGTCTGTTTGGTACAAATGTGATAACAGGACTTGAAAGATACATTATGAAAGatgtgctcaaacccagtcctcaagagcaaccaacaggtcatgttttcaggatatctGGCTGTAGAACAGAAacaattactgacccagaaataTAGATCAACATATGTGCAGGGTTGAAAAGCATGAACTGCTAgaagctcttgaggactgagtttgtgCATCTCTGCATTATGATTTGTACTAGAATTCAAAACCAAAGGAAAAGTTGCCAAATTAATGCTGACTTGTCTTTGAGTTCAAGCCGTGGGCTAGTGCTGTAATAGCTCATTTTGCATCCGAAGCGCTTCGGAGCTAGGTTTGCATTTTCTATCGGGGTTTTTGTTTTGCCAAGCCATGGATCGTCTGATCGAGATGAAGACCCTGGGTATATGTGTGTGATGAATAGGGTGTATGAGGGATGTTTTGTTGTTACTTCAACAAAAATACTTTTCTCGCTtgtctattttatttaaattttttcttggtgcactacaggtcccagcgagCCCTTGCAACTatgggaatgctggtgcttgtgtactacaaccaccagcatgcccagacacttaatgACAACCTGACCATGTTGTGACCTGAGGGCACCagaaaaattttttatttttacattaattcaATGACTATTACAgaacacccactgcccagggttGTGGGAAGAGCTCTAGtactttcagcatggggctgagtaCACCCATGGCAGGGGTGGGGTCTGCATTTCTTTCTTTGATCTCCCAGGGGACTCCATCCTGGGGCTGGTTTTGGCATTATGGGAGGGGGACTCCGcatgtttccctgctatagtgccaccagtcccggctggcaaagcctagtgctggtaattgtGAAATAAGACCCTATGCTTTTTGTTttcctgattttgctagtactagGTTTGGATAAGCTGGGGGGACAATTTTTCCCCTCTGTATTTCGGTTTAAATCTAATGCtttatgtcaacattgtgactggcGACTTTACAACCTGGCaacattcacaattttgcctttTTAACTCAGTCGACTTAATGAACATTTCGAAATTCTGAATGTCGACCTGTTAACTGTCTTTTAACTGTTGACATTCCGACTGCATCCTGTATTAAAA is part of the Mixophyes fleayi isolate aMixFle1 chromosome 10, aMixFle1.hap1, whole genome shotgun sequence genome and harbors:
- the LOC142103414 gene encoding mucin-5AC-like, translated to MAITCRSVRFPYVPFTELQYKTQCDVGTGLICLNKDNVDKCVDFEIQLLCCPCELVPDLPEDVTTPVPTVYTVPPPSNPPCTAPCTWTQWYNVDHPTDQPDGGDWETLDNIRAHGYKVCLAPTAITCRSVRFPYVPFTELQYKMQCDVGTGLICLNKDNVDKCVDFEIQLLCCPCDLVPDSPEDVTTLVPTVYTESTASPCQNPQCTWTQWFNTHQPTTGPDGGDFETLKLITDRGYPVCAAPSAVRCRLARFPYIPLEELYNKQECSVSNGLICLNKYNQSCLDYEIQFLCCNCDVLDRKSIKVLSESPTQPATAGLFEGSAQKQANDIEPTARMTAASGIQTPDDGSGMVGE